One stretch of Streptomyces sp. NBC_01363 DNA includes these proteins:
- a CDS encoding aldehyde dehydrogenase family protein, whose amino-acid sequence MSDGKRRLFIGGRWTEPDHGHYEVIDPATEEVVGLAPEASREQVYAAAAAAREAFAGWSRTRPEERAEILDRAAGLMVRDLASNAALARAESGATTATARGMQVAVGAARFRRYARGALEPVEEAVAPQINEAGPMGRAGVFGALAVRQPVGVVTCITSYNNPWANPAGKVAPALAMGNTVVVKPAPQDPLSVYRMAEALEEAGVPPGVVNVVTGSGPGAGEAAVDSGDVDMVSFTGSTAVGQRIAEVCGRGMKRQLMELGGKGAAVVLDDADLDSAVAGIGTTFSFYSGQICTAPTRVLVQRGVHDALLGKLAAYAGHLKVGDPAARGTVVGPVISAAHRDRIESYVELGRKEGARVVTGGERPAGPERGFYVAPTLLADCTNDMRVVREEIFGPVVVVVPFDDEEEGIALANDSDYGLIDYVWSSDVARAFRVARRLRAGGVGVNTIGRNMEAPFGGFKKSGVGRDVGSYALHAYSELQSIVWPG is encoded by the coding sequence ATGAGCGACGGGAAGCGGCGTCTGTTCATCGGCGGACGGTGGACCGAACCCGACCACGGCCACTACGAGGTGATCGACCCGGCCACCGAGGAGGTCGTCGGCCTCGCCCCCGAGGCGAGCCGCGAGCAGGTGTACGCGGCGGCGGCCGCGGCCCGGGAGGCCTTCGCCGGCTGGTCCCGCACCCGCCCCGAGGAGCGCGCCGAGATCCTCGACCGGGCCGCGGGCCTGATGGTGCGCGACCTCGCCTCGAACGCCGCGCTCGCCCGCGCGGAGAGCGGCGCCACCACCGCGACGGCCCGGGGCATGCAGGTCGCCGTCGGCGCCGCCCGCTTCCGCAGGTACGCCAGGGGCGCCCTGGAGCCGGTCGAGGAGGCCGTCGCGCCGCAGATCAACGAGGCCGGGCCGATGGGGCGGGCCGGGGTCTTCGGGGCGCTCGCCGTCCGCCAGCCGGTCGGCGTCGTCACCTGCATCACCTCGTACAACAACCCCTGGGCCAACCCGGCGGGCAAGGTGGCGCCCGCGCTGGCCATGGGCAACACGGTCGTCGTGAAGCCCGCCCCGCAGGACCCGCTCTCCGTCTACCGGATGGCCGAGGCGCTCGAAGAGGCGGGCGTTCCGCCGGGCGTCGTCAACGTCGTCACCGGGTCGGGTCCCGGGGCGGGTGAGGCCGCCGTCGACAGCGGGGACGTCGACATGGTCAGCTTCACCGGCTCCACGGCCGTCGGGCAGCGCATCGCCGAGGTGTGCGGCCGGGGCATGAAGCGGCAGCTGATGGAGCTGGGCGGCAAGGGCGCCGCCGTCGTCCTCGACGACGCGGACCTCGACTCGGCGGTGGCGGGGATCGGCACCACGTTCTCCTTCTACAGCGGCCAGATCTGTACGGCCCCGACCCGGGTCCTTGTCCAGCGCGGCGTCCATGACGCCCTGCTCGGGAAGCTCGCCGCGTACGCGGGCCATCTGAAGGTGGGCGACCCGGCGGCCAGGGGCACGGTCGTCGGACCGGTCATCTCGGCCGCCCACCGCGACCGGATCGAGTCGTACGTCGAGCTGGGCAGGAAGGAGGGGGCGAGGGTCGTCACCGGCGGCGAACGCCCGGCCGGGCCGGAGCGCGGTTTCTACGTGGCCCCGACCCTGCTCGCCGACTGCACCAACGACATGCGCGTCGTCCGTGAGGAGATCTTCGGCCCGGTCGTCGTGGTCGTCCCCTTCGACGACGAGGAGGAGGGCATCGCGCTCGCCAACGACAGCGACTACGGACTGATCGACTACGTCTGGTCCTCGGACGTGGCCCGCGCCTTCCGGGTGGCCCGGCGGCTGCGCGCCGGCGGGGTCGGTGTGAACACCATCGGACGGAACATGGAGGCCCCGTTCGGCGGGTTCAAGAAGAGCGGTGTCGGGCGCGACGTCGGCTCGTACGCCCTGCACGCGTACAGCGAACTCCAGTCGATCGTCTGGCCCGGCTGA
- a CDS encoding APC family permease, whose amino-acid sequence MTQLDVRPQAGDTARGAAPADRGVRGKGLGGNSVGLMGSAVIGISTVAPVYCLTSTLGSTAGEVGVQMPAVFLAGFLPMLLVAFAYRELNKAMPDCGTSFTWTVKAFGPRIGWMCGWGLVIATIIVLSNLAGVATSYFWLLAGEITGNDSIAALDDSKPVHILTCLALIAVATAISYRGMTATKGIQYALVGLQLVVLALFVAMAVQKANSGQFASSLDFSWSWLNPFAVQSFAAFTAGLSLSIFMFWGWDACLTANEETTGSEKTPGRAALIAMVVLVGSYLATGVAAQMVVGSGTSGLGLANPGTSDNVFAALAGPVMGPGLGILLFVAVLASAAASLQTTFIPVARTVLAMSTYEALPASYARVHPRFRTPGRATITAGVATGVFYTVMTLVSEHVLVDTIYALGLMICFYYALTAFACVWFFRADLTRSFRDLVFKGLFPGVGGILLTSVFGKTLYDMWDPAYGSGSSVLGVGSVFVIGVGLLLLGVVLMLVMQRRSPAFFRGEVLTKETPSLVVED is encoded by the coding sequence ATGACTCAGCTGGACGTGCGGCCGCAGGCCGGAGACACGGCACGGGGCGCCGCCCCGGCCGACAGGGGGGTACGCGGCAAGGGCCTCGGCGGGAACTCCGTCGGCCTGATGGGCAGCGCCGTCATCGGCATCTCCACCGTCGCCCCCGTCTACTGCCTCACCTCCACCCTCGGCTCCACCGCGGGCGAGGTCGGCGTGCAGATGCCCGCCGTCTTCCTGGCCGGCTTCCTGCCGATGCTGCTCGTCGCCTTCGCGTACCGCGAGCTCAACAAGGCCATGCCGGACTGCGGCACCTCCTTCACCTGGACGGTGAAGGCGTTCGGCCCGCGCATCGGCTGGATGTGCGGCTGGGGCCTGGTCATCGCGACGATCATCGTCCTGTCGAACCTGGCGGGCGTCGCCACCTCGTACTTCTGGCTCCTGGCGGGCGAGATCACCGGCAACGACTCGATCGCCGCCCTGGACGACAGCAAACCCGTCCACATCCTGACCTGTCTGGCCCTGATCGCGGTCGCCACGGCGATCAGCTACCGGGGGATGACGGCCACCAAGGGCATCCAGTACGCACTGGTGGGGCTTCAACTCGTCGTCCTCGCACTGTTCGTGGCGATGGCCGTGCAGAAGGCGAACAGCGGCCAGTTCGCCTCGTCGCTGGACTTCTCCTGGTCCTGGCTGAACCCGTTCGCGGTGCAGTCCTTCGCCGCGTTCACCGCCGGTCTGTCGCTGTCGATCTTCATGTTCTGGGGCTGGGACGCCTGTCTGACCGCCAACGAGGAGACCACCGGCAGCGAGAAGACCCCCGGGCGGGCCGCCCTCATCGCGATGGTCGTGCTGGTCGGCTCCTACCTGGCGACCGGTGTCGCCGCCCAGATGGTCGTCGGCTCCGGCACCTCCGGCCTGGGCCTGGCCAACCCCGGCACCTCCGACAACGTCTTCGCCGCGCTGGCCGGCCCGGTCATGGGCCCCGGGCTCGGCATCCTGCTCTTCGTCGCCGTGCTGGCCTCGGCCGCCGCGAGCCTGCAGACCACCTTCATCCCGGTGGCCCGCACGGTGCTCGCGATGTCCACCTACGAGGCCCTGCCCGCCTCGTACGCCCGGGTCCACCCGCGCTTCCGGACCCCGGGGAGGGCCACGATCACCGCGGGCGTCGCGACCGGCGTCTTCTACACGGTCATGACCCTGGTCAGCGAGCACGTCCTGGTCGACACGATCTACGCGCTCGGCCTCATGATCTGCTTCTACTACGCGCTGACGGCGTTCGCCTGCGTCTGGTTCTTCCGCGCCGACCTGACCCGCTCCTTCCGCGACCTGGTCTTCAAGGGCCTGTTCCCGGGCGTCGGCGGCATCCTGCTCACGTCGGTCTTCGGCAAGACCCTCTACGACATGTGGGACCCGGCGTACGGTTCCGGCTCGTCGGTCCTCGGGGTCGGCTCGGTGTTCGTCATCGGCGTCGGGCTGCTGCTGCTCGGTGTGGTGCTGATGCTGGTGATGCAGCGCCGCAGCCCGGCGTTCTTCCGCGGCGAGGTGCTGACCAAGGAGACCCCGTCGCTGGTCGTCGAGGACTGA
- a CDS encoding macrolide family glycosyltransferase, with protein sequence MSRRRAHVAMIGVPAVSHVLPSLEIIRELVARGHRVTYANDPAVAGLIEATGAEFVPFESVLPVADNDWPEDPVAAMGVFLDDAVQALPQLRAVYDPDPADLYLYDIGAYPARVLAETQGRPLMQLSPTYVAWEGYDQEVAAQLWQLPGADAYRARFARWLTDCGASTTDVGAFCGRPAHALATIPEAMQPHADRVDTGTVTFVGPCFGARADAGDWTRPADAGNVLLVSLGSAFTRRPEFYRQCLAAYGDLPGWHVVLQIGKYTDPAELGDIPSNVEVHSWVPQLTILEQADAFVTHAGMGGSSEGLFTGVPMIAVPQAADQFTNADRLVELGVARRIDTEQATAEALRTALVELVSDPEVACRSTRLRAAARAEGGTTRAADLIEDMLG encoded by the coding sequence ATGTCACGTCGCCGTGCCCATGTCGCGATGATCGGCGTCCCCGCCGTCAGCCATGTCCTGCCGAGCCTTGAGATCATCCGCGAGCTGGTGGCCCGCGGCCACCGGGTGACCTACGCCAACGACCCGGCGGTGGCCGGGCTGATCGAGGCCACCGGCGCCGAGTTCGTCCCCTTCGAGTCCGTGCTGCCGGTCGCCGACAACGACTGGCCCGAGGACCCCGTCGCCGCGATGGGTGTCTTCCTCGACGACGCGGTCCAGGCGCTCCCGCAGCTGCGCGCCGTCTACGACCCCGACCCCGCGGACCTCTACCTCTACGACATCGGCGCCTACCCCGCGCGCGTCCTCGCCGAGACGCAGGGCCGTCCCCTCATGCAGCTGTCCCCGACCTACGTGGCCTGGGAGGGCTACGACCAGGAGGTCGCGGCGCAGCTGTGGCAGCTGCCGGGCGCCGACGCGTACCGGGCGAGGTTCGCCCGGTGGCTCACCGACTGCGGGGCGTCCACCACCGATGTGGGTGCCTTCTGCGGGCGGCCCGCGCACGCCCTTGCGACGATCCCCGAGGCGATGCAGCCGCACGCGGACCGGGTCGACACCGGCACGGTCACGTTCGTCGGCCCCTGCTTCGGCGCGCGGGCGGACGCGGGGGACTGGACGCGTCCCGCCGATGCCGGGAACGTGCTCCTGGTCTCCCTGGGCTCGGCGTTCACGAGGCGGCCGGAGTTCTACCGCCAGTGCCTGGCCGCCTACGGCGACCTGCCCGGCTGGCACGTCGTGCTCCAGATCGGGAAGTACACCGACCCGGCGGAACTCGGCGACATCCCGTCCAATGTCGAGGTGCACTCCTGGGTGCCTCAGCTCACGATCCTGGAACAGGCCGACGCCTTCGTCACCCATGCCGGAATGGGCGGCAGCAGCGAAGGGCTGTTCACCGGTGTGCCGATGATCGCCGTTCCCCAGGCCGCCGATCAGTTCACCAACGCCGACCGGCTCGTGGAGCTGGGGGTGGCCCGCCGCATCGACACCGAGCAGGCCACCGCCGAGGCGCTGCGGACCGCCCTGGTCGAACTCGTCTCCGACCCGGAGGTCGCCTGCCGCTCGACGCGGCTCCGCGCCGCGGCACGGGCCGAGGGCGGCACCACGCGGGCCGCCGACCTCATCGAGGACATGCTGGGCTGA
- a CDS encoding endonuclease yields the protein MTARDTVEVLLADHGTTYAAEAGIRLRNTPQPLYQLLVLSDLLSARIRASVAVAAARALFAHGMRSPRRMAAATWQQRVDALGEGGYRRYDERTATQLGEGAQLLLDDYGGDLRRLREEADGDLDALRAGLRRTPGIGPAGADIFVREVQAVWPETAPYVDGKALQGAERLGLPTSPAELARLARPAEPAEPAGPAEPPRPARQAGRGGRTDGRGIAVLAAALVRAALDQHIVDDVRAHA from the coding sequence GTGACCGCCCGCGACACCGTCGAGGTCCTGCTCGCCGACCACGGAACCACGTACGCGGCCGAGGCCGGGATCCGGCTGCGGAACACCCCGCAACCCCTGTACCAACTCCTCGTCCTCAGCGACCTGTTGAGCGCCCGCATCCGGGCCTCCGTGGCGGTGGCGGCGGCGCGCGCCCTGTTCGCCCACGGCATGCGCTCGCCGCGCCGGATGGCCGCGGCGACCTGGCAACAGCGCGTGGACGCACTGGGCGAGGGCGGCTACCGGCGCTACGACGAACGGACCGCCACCCAGCTCGGCGAGGGCGCGCAGCTCCTGCTCGACGACTACGGGGGCGATCTGCGGCGACTGCGCGAGGAGGCCGACGGCGACCTGGACGCCCTGCGGGCCGGGCTGCGCCGGACCCCGGGCATCGGCCCGGCCGGCGCGGACATCTTCGTACGCGAAGTGCAGGCCGTGTGGCCGGAGACGGCGCCGTACGTGGACGGGAAGGCGCTCCAGGGCGCCGAGCGGCTGGGCCTGCCCACCTCCCCGGCGGAACTGGCGAGACTGGCGAGACCGGCGGAACCGGCCGAGCCCGCCGGGCCGGCCGAGCCGCCCCGGCCGGCGCGACAGGCCGGCCGGGGCGGACGGACGGACGGGCGTGGGATCGCCGTTCTCGCGGCGGCCCTGGTGCGTGCCGCACTCGACCAGCACATCGTGGACGACGTCAGGGCCCACGCCTGA
- a CDS encoding DNA polymerase ligase N-terminal domain-containing protein, with protein MDGTGDNDDRLRDYRGKRHFDLTPEPHGNGERTGAAPCFVVQIHQARRMHFDFRLEVDGVLKSWAVPRGPSENPRVRRLAVPTEDHPLEYRTFEGVIAKGEYGGGTVIVWDQGTYRPLSHDRWGEPVPFEQALEDGHATFWLDGTRLHGEFALTRFKGGDAPGEEVWLLIKAKDARATQDGPDTPDPYLARSARTGRTLAQVAAEEGSGST; from the coding sequence ATGGATGGGACCGGCGACAACGACGACCGGCTCCGGGACTACCGCGGCAAACGGCACTTCGACCTGACGCCGGAACCGCACGGCAACGGTGAACGGACGGGCGCGGCACCCTGCTTCGTCGTACAGATCCACCAGGCGCGACGCATGCACTTCGACTTCCGGCTGGAGGTCGACGGCGTACTGAAGTCGTGGGCGGTGCCGCGCGGCCCTTCGGAGAACCCGCGCGTGCGGCGGCTGGCCGTCCCGACCGAGGACCACCCGCTGGAGTACCGCACGTTCGAGGGCGTCATCGCGAAGGGTGAGTACGGCGGCGGCACGGTGATCGTCTGGGACCAGGGCACCTACCGGCCGCTCAGCCACGACCGTTGGGGCGAACCCGTGCCGTTCGAGCAGGCCCTGGAGGACGGTCACGCGACGTTCTGGCTCGACGGGACCAGGCTGCACGGCGAGTTCGCCCTCACCCGCTTCAAGGGCGGCGACGCCCCGGGCGAAGAGGTGTGGCTGCTGATCAAGGCCAAGGACGCACGGGCCACCCAGGACGGTCCTGACACCCCGGACCCCTACCTCGCACGTTCGGCCCGCACCGGCCGCACCCTGGCCCAGGTGGCGGCCGAGGAGGGAAGCGGGTCCACGTGA
- a CDS encoding MFS transporter, whose product MRRGEKGGRARAPEGGPGLLAQLHNPPGGRNARIMLLALAVDRTGSGLWAASSVLYLTFVTHLSAQQIGVLLGVAGVAGIAGSPLAGRLAGRFPVRPLLIGCHLLRLVTLGLVLVCTGFDALLPVVAVTYLGDRAAKTLEMLFATRVAGERRAAYQALSRSAANAGYGVGAGIAAIGLAVGTTGAYRALILGNALSFLVAAVLVWRTSEPGGSAVEVARAGGAARAGGAESGAPVFAGERDSVRPSSPWRDRGYLRFVLLDIPMNLDDSVLAVGLPLWLVNRTSAPHALVPVFLVLNTVMVVVLQLSVSKRAEGPRRATGAVLLYGVLMFAGCGFLATATRGGSWVAGAVLLAAALLVTLAELMRSVSSWELAVLLAPRDARAAYLGVAGMSQSIQKSAGPPLLTGVVMVAGPAGWLVLGTVVAGLAVVQRRACAHRLGVGSPPAEAAALTVR is encoded by the coding sequence ATGCGGCGAGGCGAAAAGGGTGGCAGGGCGAGGGCCCCGGAGGGCGGGCCGGGTCTGCTGGCCCAGCTGCACAATCCGCCGGGCGGCCGCAATGCGCGGATCATGCTGCTCGCCCTGGCCGTGGACCGGACCGGTTCGGGGCTGTGGGCCGCGTCCTCGGTCCTGTATCTGACCTTCGTGACGCATCTGAGCGCCCAGCAGATCGGCGTCCTGCTGGGCGTGGCCGGGGTCGCGGGCATCGCCGGTTCGCCGCTGGCCGGGCGGCTGGCCGGCCGCTTCCCGGTGCGCCCGCTGCTGATCGGCTGCCATCTGCTCCGGCTGGTGACCCTCGGCCTGGTCCTGGTCTGCACGGGTTTCGACGCGCTGCTGCCCGTTGTCGCCGTGACCTACCTGGGCGACCGGGCCGCCAAGACGCTGGAGATGCTCTTCGCCACCCGGGTCGCGGGCGAGCGGCGCGCGGCCTATCAGGCGCTGTCGCGCAGCGCGGCCAACGCGGGCTACGGCGTCGGCGCCGGGATCGCGGCGATCGGCCTGGCGGTGGGGACCACGGGTGCCTACCGCGCCCTGATCCTGGGCAACGCGCTGTCGTTCCTCGTCGCCGCGGTGCTGGTGTGGCGCACGAGCGAGCCGGGCGGGAGTGCCGTCGAGGTGGCACGGGCCGGGGGTGCGGCACGGGCCGGGGGCGCGGAGTCCGGTGCCCCGGTCTTCGCGGGCGAGCGGGATTCGGTCCGGCCCTCCAGCCCGTGGCGGGACCGCGGCTATCTCCGGTTCGTCCTCCTGGACATCCCGATGAACCTCGACGACTCGGTCCTCGCCGTCGGCCTGCCGCTGTGGCTGGTGAACCGCACCTCCGCACCGCATGCCCTGGTCCCGGTCTTCCTCGTCCTCAACACCGTGATGGTCGTGGTGCTCCAGCTGAGCGTGTCGAAGCGGGCCGAAGGGCCGCGCCGGGCGACCGGGGCGGTGCTGCTCTACGGGGTCCTGATGTTCGCCGGCTGCGGCTTCCTGGCCACGGCCACCCGGGGCGGGAGCTGGGTGGCCGGGGCGGTCCTGCTCGCGGCGGCGCTGCTGGTCACGCTGGCGGAGCTGATGCGGTCGGTGAGCTCGTGGGAGCTCGCGGTCCTGCTCGCGCCCCGGGACGCCCGAGCCGCGTATCTGGGGGTGGCCGGGATGTCGCAGTCCATCCAGAAGTCCGCCGGGCCGCCGCTGTTGACCGGCGTGGTGATGGTGGCCGGGCCTGCGGGGTGGCTGGTGCTGGGGACGGTGGTCGCGGGCCTGGCGGTCGTGCAACGGCGGGCCTGTGCGCACCGGCTCGGCGTCGGCTCGCCCCCGGCGGAGGCCGCCGCTCTCACGGTTAGGTAG
- a CDS encoding TetR/AcrR family transcriptional regulator: MGDAKAEEKQPVKRRRGAARGRILDAAARRFYADGVAATGIDTITAEAGVAKMSLYNNFDSKADLVCAYLQARHEEWLDLYRRRLAGAQGPAAAVLAVFDAYADHADLAYEHGFRGCGLLNAAAELPTGHEGRTVVRHHKEQVESLLAAHLQELLPGQAEKARVTAEHLAFLLEGAIVRAGLEGDAVRMRRARDLAASLVGAL, encoded by the coding sequence ATGGGCGACGCGAAGGCCGAGGAGAAGCAGCCGGTGAAGCGGCGGCGGGGGGCGGCGCGCGGCCGGATTCTCGACGCCGCCGCGCGCCGGTTCTACGCCGACGGCGTGGCGGCGACGGGCATCGACACGATCACGGCCGAGGCCGGCGTCGCGAAGATGAGCCTCTACAACAACTTCGACTCCAAGGCCGACCTCGTCTGCGCCTACCTCCAGGCCAGGCACGAGGAGTGGCTCGACCTCTACCGGCGACGCCTGGCCGGTGCGCAGGGACCGGCAGCGGCCGTACTGGCCGTCTTCGACGCCTACGCCGACCATGCCGATCTCGCCTACGAGCACGGCTTCCGGGGCTGCGGACTGCTCAACGCCGCCGCCGAACTGCCCACCGGGCACGAGGGCCGGACCGTGGTCCGCCACCACAAGGAGCAGGTCGAGAGCCTGCTCGCCGCCCACCTCCAGGAGCTGCTGCCGGGCCAGGCGGAGAAGGCCCGGGTCACGGCGGAGCACCTGGCGTTCCTGCTCGAAGGGGCCATCGTGCGCGCGGGCCTCGAAGGCGACGCCGTACGCATGCGGCGCGCCCGGGACCTGGCGGCCTCCCTGGTGGGCGCCCTGTGA
- a CDS encoding DMT family transporter has translation MSRPAGRAAGPGLGALAVLLASVLWGTTGTAATFAPQVGPLAIGAAAMGLGGLLQALLAGRRIARGRAALRAQWRIVLVGGAGVALYPLAFYTSMHLAGVAVGTVVSIGSAPLASALIERLADGRRLSRRWMTGAALGLAGTVLLCAAEAAQAGSGAGTGSARQTVVGVGLGLVAGVTYAVYAWAAHRLITRGIGSRAAMGAVFGLGGLMLVPVLLATGAPLVASWTNAGVGLYMALVPMFAGYVLFGFGLSRIPVSTATTLSLLEPAVAAVFAVLVVGEHLPALGWTGIALVIACLGVLTAPSRPVRVRGGAAASPAPATAPARPAPTPPGTPDW, from the coding sequence GTGAGCCGGCCGGCCGGGCGTGCCGCCGGACCGGGCCTCGGCGCGCTCGCGGTCCTGCTGGCCTCGGTGCTCTGGGGCACCACGGGCACCGCGGCCACCTTCGCGCCCCAGGTCGGCCCGCTGGCGATCGGCGCCGCCGCGATGGGCCTGGGCGGCCTGCTCCAGGCACTGCTGGCCGGACGCCGCATCGCACGGGGCCGCGCGGCGCTGCGGGCGCAGTGGCGGATCGTGCTCGTCGGGGGAGCGGGCGTGGCGCTGTATCCGCTCGCGTTCTACACCTCCATGCACCTGGCCGGTGTCGCGGTCGGCACGGTCGTCTCCATCGGCTCCGCCCCGCTGGCGTCGGCCCTGATCGAGCGGCTCGCCGACGGCCGGCGCCTGTCCCGGAGATGGATGACGGGAGCCGCCCTGGGGCTGGCCGGCACGGTGCTGCTGTGTGCGGCCGAGGCCGCGCAGGCCGGCAGCGGAGCGGGCACGGGCTCCGCCCGGCAGACCGTCGTGGGCGTGGGCCTCGGGCTGGTCGCGGGCGTCACCTACGCCGTGTACGCGTGGGCGGCGCACCGCCTCATCACCCGCGGCATCGGCTCGCGGGCGGCCATGGGGGCGGTGTTCGGCCTCGGCGGGCTGATGCTCGTACCGGTCCTGCTGGCCACCGGCGCGCCGCTGGTCGCCTCCTGGACGAACGCGGGCGTCGGGCTCTACATGGCGCTGGTGCCCATGTTCGCCGGGTACGTCCTGTTCGGCTTCGGCCTGTCCCGCATCCCGGTCTCCACCGCGACGACCCTGTCCCTGCTGGAGCCCGCCGTGGCGGCCGTCTTCGCGGTCCTGGTCGTCGGCGAGCACCTCCCCGCCCTCGGCTGGACCGGCATCGCCCTCGTCATCGCCTGCCTCGGCGTACTGACCGCCCCGTCCCGGCCCGTCCGCGTACGCGGGGGCGCGGCGGCCTCCCCGGCCCCGGCCACCGCTCCGGCCCGACCCGCTCCTACCCCTCCAGGAACACCGGATTGGTGA